The following are encoded together in the Strongyloides ratti genome assembly S_ratti_ED321, chromosome : 2 genome:
- a CDS encoding Protein-tyrosine phosphatase, receptor/non-receptor type domain and Protein-tyrosine/Dual specificity phosphatase domain and Protein-tyrosine phosphatase, catalytic domain-containing protein, whose product MKEKKTISNPMEIIKDTREYFYGGSISAIEYAFIIKSLMPYFMEKNMLLDLINHGLEFNEQYKKYKYKYDSRIIYKDEKVKYFIRFVNMIDRGKLRYLYDKFIITKKIDKKYITKKCSRFYAILQTPNKTKIRHPELPCYDKHSINIGGKECKHIDRFINANEMIYKYGNGKERKIIMCQAPVRATVDDTFDMFYRYRVKVVILLVSKEEIDVLDKCHFKSYPDINKFVQSANYVLINRTTIIDKNSCFFEHDCELQHIATKKTLLLKLIQYMDWPNKNIPVDRKTLYGLYKRAVEICKNDYLVIQCSSGVGRSGTLAMIIHMIDTIDKENPFDPFKSLDFIRQHRYKGVQTISQFFLALCILYQHFEDDIKFVDKKLYDQFMELAQIVFDGEKLSYC is encoded by the exons ATGAAAGAAAAGAAAACTATAAGTAATCCTATGgaaattattaaagatactcgtgaatatttttatggtGGTAGTATTTCTGCTATTGAATATgcatttattatcaaatcaCTTATGCCATattttatggaaaaaaatatgCTTCTTGATTTAATTAACCATGGTTTAGAATTTAATGagcaatataaaaaatataaatacaaGTATGATTCACGTATTATTTATAAGGatgaaaaagttaaatattttatcagaTTTGTTAATATGATTGATCGTGGAAAATTAAGATAtctttatgataaatttatcataacaaaaaaaattgataaaaaatatattaccaAAAAATGTTCCCGTTTTTATGCTATACTTCAAACTCCTAATAAAACCAAAATACGTCATCCAGAATTACCATGTTATGATAAGCATTCAATAAATATTGGTGGAAAAGAATGTAAGCATATTGATAGATTTATTAATGCTAATGAAATGATCTACAAATATGGTAATGgtaaagaaagaaaaattatcatgTGTCAG gcACCTGTAAGAGCAACTGTTGATGATACATTTGATATGTTTTATAGATATCGTGTTAAAGTTGTTATTTTACTTGTAAGTAAAGAAGAAATTGATGTTTTAGATAAATGTCATTTCAAATCATATCCTGATATCAATAAATTTGTTCAATCAGCTAATTATGTTCTTATAAATAGAACTactattattgataaaaatagttgCTTCTTTGAACATGATTGTGAGCTTCAACATATAGCCACGAAAAAAACATTACttctaaaattaattcaATATATGGATTGGCCTAATAAAA atataccTGTTGATAGAAAAACACTATATGGATTATATAAAAGAGCTGTtgaaatatgtaaaaatgaCTATTTGGTAATACAGTGTAGTTCAGGTGTTGGAAGATCTGGTACACTTGCAATGATCATCCACATGATTGATACAATCGACAAGGAAAACCCATTTGATCCCTTCAAAAGTTTGGACTTCATAAGACAACATCGTTATAAAGGAGTCCAAACTATAAGTCAATTTTTCCTTGCTCTTTGTATTCTTTATCAACATTTTGAAGATGACATTAaatttgttgataaaaaattatatgaccAATTTATGGAATTGGCACAAATTGTCTTTGATGGAGAAAAATTAAGCTACTGTTGA